A region of Spodoptera frugiperda isolate SF20-4 chromosome 26, AGI-APGP_CSIRO_Sfru_2.0, whole genome shotgun sequence DNA encodes the following proteins:
- the LOC118264085 gene encoding zinc finger protein 184 isoform X22, translating into MNQEHHNMNTGGGQPPGSSESQGQRVQATQQQQQNNLPATTSATDLRVNSAAVNVALSSVAKYWVFTNLFPGPIPQVSVYGLPAGARIENGKPVQDLGQAHASILNGDPNIILGHHAGQSQVTVSAPGGQQIPVSQIIATQSGQTHEALVAHNQQQAELAAAQAQAQAQASNSNAQVSVSAGQATHQQGHHSQQHIMQQQLMATARPEHSNQQIQLTVSEDGIVTVVEPAGTKMVDKEELHEAIKMPNDHTLTVHQLQQIVGQQVIDSVVRIEQATGEPANILVTHNPDGTTSIEASAADPLIVKDEKSANKIDPTQFAIPTDIKDIKGIDLKNVGTMGMEGAVVKISAGAAEHDLHAMYKVNVEDLSQLLAYHEVFGKLNSEGQQQQQQAKVISEVEVEVEAGTSAAMSEAESSPGHHSCDICGKIFQFRYQLIVHRRYHGESKPFTCQVCGSAFANPVELSRHGKCHLAGDPNERHAKRMAQDKPYACTTCHKTFSRKEHLDNHVRSHTGETPYRCEFCAKTFTRKEHMVNHVRKHTGETPHRCDICKKSFTRKEHFMNHVMWHTGETPHRCDFCSKTFTRKEHLLNHVRQHTGESPHRCNFCSKSFTRREHLVNHVRQHTGETPFQCGYCPKAFTRKDHLVNHVRQHTGESPHKCSFCTKSFTRKEHLTNHVRQHTGESPHRCSYCAKSFTRKEHLTNHVRQHTGETPHKCTYCPRAFARKEHLNNHIRQHTGVTPHACSYCSKSFTRKEHLVNHIRIHTGESPHRCDFCQKTFTRKEHLTNHMKQHTGDSSHSCKVCSKQFTRKEQLVTHMRSHSCGERPFSCGECGKSFPLKGNLLFHERSHNKNNANASNKQYRCEICSKVFLCKGHLVSHRLTHPEWVESNPAETSTETEDCNKGNTCIKVEPERTERKHEVRATVEARPAETNVPQTQPNTPTVMITNNQQVRAPSVGAVSAVGAPSAAGGAVGATYTHAVGATHHAGATLAHHPVTVNY; encoded by the exons ATGAATCAGGAACACCATAATATGAATACGGGTGGTGGCCAGCCTCCGGGAAGTTCGGAG TCACAGGGCCAAAGAGTTCAAGCTACACAGCAACAACAGCAGAATAACTTGCCAGCCACGACATCTGCCACTGATTTACGAGTGAATTCTGCCGCAGTGAACGTCGCTTTGTCTAGTGTCGCAAAATATTGGGTGTTTACAAATTTATTCCCTGGGCCAATACCTCAAGTGTCTGTGTACGGATTGCCTGCCGGTGCCCGGATAGAGAATGGAAAACCTGTACAG GATCTTGGGCAAGCTCATGCCAGTATACTGAATGGTGATCCAAATATTATACTTGGGCATCATGCAGGCCAGTCTCAGGTCACAGTGTCAGCTCCAGGTGGACAACAGATACCAGTCTCACAGATTATTGCCACACAGTCTGGGCAAACACATG AAGCTCTGGTGGCCCATAACCAGCAGCAGGCTGAGTTGGCAGCTGCCCAGGCACAGGCTCAAGCGCAGGCATCCAACAGCAATGCCCAAGTGTCAGTTAGTGCAGGGCAGGCCACTCATCAGCAG gGTCATCATTCACAACAACACATAATGCAACAGCAGCTGATGGCCACAGCGCGACCAGAACACAGCAATCAGCAG ATTCAACTGACGGTGAGCGAAGATGGTATAGTGACAGTGGTGGAGCCAGCAGGCACTAAAATGGTTGACAAGGAGGAACTACATGAGGCCATCAAGATGCCCAATGACCATACACTTACTGTACATCAATTACAGCAAATTGTAGGACAACAG GTAATAGACAGCGTAGTACGCATAGAACAAGCGACGGGTGAGCCAGCGAATATCCTGGTCACCCACAACCCTGACGGTACGACCTCAATAGAAGCCAGTGCAGCAGATCCACTCATCGTCAAAGACGAGAAGAGTGCCAACAAAATAGATCCAACACAATTCGCTATTCCAACTGATATAAAAGACATTAAGGGAATAGATTTAAAG AATGTAGGAACAATGGGTATGGAAGGAGCAGTTGTGAAGATATCCGCCGGCGCAGCAGAACATGACCTGCATGCTATGTACAAAGTTAATGTAGAGGATCTCTCACAACTACTAGCCTACCATGAAGTTTTCGGCAAACTGAATTCAGAAGGCcaacagcaacaacaacaaGCTAAG gtGATCAGTGAAGTTGAAGTGGAAGTGGAGGCGGGCACCAGTGCAGCTATGTCAGAAGCGGAGTCCTCACCAGGCCATCACTCATGTGATATCTGCGGGAAAATATTCCAGTTCCGATATCAACTTATTGTTCATAG GCGTTATCACGGCGAAAGTAAACCATTCACGTGTCAAGTTTGCGGTTCAGCATTTGCAAATCCAGTTGAATTATCACGACATGGAAAATGCCATCTTG cTGGAGATCCAAACGAAAGGCACGCCAAAAGGATGGCGCAGGATAAGCCCTATGCTTGCACAACTTGCCACAAAACATTCTCTCGGAAAGAACATTTAGACAACCACGTTCGGAGTCATACTGGAGAAACTCCTTACAG ATGTGAATTCTGCGCGAAAACTTTCACCCGCAAAGAGCACATGGTCAACCACGTTCGTAAACATACGGGCGAAACTCCGCATCGATGTGATATTTGCAAGAAGAGTTTCACCAGGAAAGAGCACTTTATGAACCACGTTATGTGGCACACAG GAGAGACGCCGCATCGCTGCGACTTCTGTTCAAAGACATTTACTCGTAAAGAGCACTTGTTGAACCACGTCCGCCAACACACGGGCGAGTCGCCTCACCGATGCAACTTTTGTAGCAAGTCCTTCACTCGCCGAGAACATCTAGTAAACCACGTACGGCAGCACACCGGAGAAACGCCCTTCCAGTGTGGATACTGCCCTAAAGCATTCACAAGAAAAGATCACCTTG TGAACCATGTACGTCAGCACACTGGTGAATCCCCCCACAAGTGCTCGTTCTGCACGAAGTCGTTCACCCGCAAGGAGCACTTGACGAACCATGTGAGGCAGCATACGGGCGAGTCCCCACACCGCTGCTCCTACTGCGCCAAGTCGTTCACGAGGAAGGAGCATCTTACCAATCACGTCAG ACAGCACACGGGAGAAACGCCACACAAGTGTACGTACTGCCCGCGGGCCTTCGCGCGCAAGGAACACCTCAACAACCACATTCGGCAACACACCGGCGTCACGCCGCACGCCTGCTCCTACTGCAGCAAGAGCTTCACCAGGAAAGAACACCTCGTTAACCACATTCG AATTCACACTGGAGAGTCTCCACATCGCTGCGACTTTTGCCAAAAGACGTTTACACGTAAGGAGCACCTGACTAACCACATGAAACAGCACACTGGTGACTCCTCTCACTCCTGCAAGGTCTGCTCCAAGCAGTTCACTAGAAAAGAACAACTGGTTACACACAtgag GTCCCACAGCTGTGGTGAACGTCCATTCAGTTGCGGCGAATGCGGCAAGTCTTTCCCATTGAAAGGCAACTTATTATTCCATGAACGGTCACATAACAAGAACAATGCAAATGCTTCTAACAAACAGTACCGATGTGAAATCTGTTCTAAAGTTTTCCTCTGTAAAG GTCACTTAGTATCACATCGACTAACACATCCTGAGTGGGTGGAGTCAAATCCCGCCGAAACATCTACTGAAACCGAAGACTGTAATAAAGGCAACACATGTATCAAAGTGGAACCAGAAAGAACTGAAAGAAAACATGAAGTCAG AGCTACAGTTGAAGCGAGACCAGCAGAGACAAATGTTCCACAGACTCAACCAAATACGCCTACTGTTATGATCACAAATAATCAA CAAGTTCGCGCGCCCAGCGTAGGCGCAGTGAGCGCGGTGGGCGCGCCgagcgcggcgggcggcgcggtgGGCGCCACGTACACGCACGCCGTGGGCGCCACGCACCACGCC
- the LOC118264085 gene encoding zinc finger protein 28 isoform X1 — MNQEHHNMNTGGGQPPGSSESQGQRVQATQQQQQNNLPATTSATDLRVNSAAVNVALSSVAKYWVFTNLFPGPIPQVSVYGLPAGARIENGKPVQCFQDLGQAHASILNGDPNIILGHHAGQSQVTVSAPGGQQIPVSQIIATQSGQTHEALVAHNQQQAELAAAQAQAQAQASNSNAQVSVSAGQATHQQVPNNRVEFVQHHNIDMVNHVGHHSQQHIMQQQLMATARPEHSNQQIQLTVSEDGIVTVVEPAGTKMVDKEELHEAIKMPNDHTLTVHQLQQIVGQQVIDSVVRIEQATGEPANILVTHNPDGTTSIEASAADPLIVKDEKSANKIDPTQFAIPTDIKDIKGIDLKQNVGTMGMEGAVVKISAGAAEHDLHAMYKVNVEDLSQLLAYHEVFGKLNSEGQQQQQQAKVISEVEVEVEAGTSAAMSEAESSPGHHSCDICGKIFQFRYQLIVHRRYHGESKPFTCQVCGSAFANPVELSRHGKCHLAGDPNERHAKRMAQDKPYACTTCHKTFSRKEHLDNHVRSHTGETPYRCEFCAKTFTRKEHMVNHVRKHTGETPHRCDICKKSFTRKEHFMNHVMWHTGETPHHCTICGKKYTRKEHLMNHMRSHTNDTPFRCELCGKSFTRKEHFTNHILWHTGETPHRCDFCSKTFTRKEHLLNHVRQHTGESPHRCNFCSKSFTRREHLVNHVRQHTGETPFQCGYCPKAFTRKDHLVNHVRQHTGESPHKCSFCTKSFTRKEHLTNHVRQHTGESPHRCSYCAKSFTRKEHLTNHVRQHTGETPHKCTYCPRAFARKEHLNNHIRQHTGVTPHACSYCSKSFTRKEHLVNHIRQHTGETPFKCTYCSKSFSRKEHLTNHVNLHTGETPHKCPFCTKTYSRKEHLTNHVRIHTGESPHRCDFCQKTFTRKEHLTNHMKQHTGDSSHSCKVCSKQFTRKEQLVTHMRSHSCGERPFSCGECGKSFPLKGNLLFHERSHNKNNANASNKQYRCEICSKVFLCKGHLVSHRLTHPEWVESNPAETSTETEDCNKGNTCIKVEPERTERKHEVRATVEARPAETNVPQTQPNTPTVMITNNQQVRAPSVGAVSAVGAPSAAGGAVGATYTHAVGATHHAGATLAHHPVTVNY; from the exons ATGAATCAGGAACACCATAATATGAATACGGGTGGTGGCCAGCCTCCGGGAAGTTCGGAG TCACAGGGCCAAAGAGTTCAAGCTACACAGCAACAACAGCAGAATAACTTGCCAGCCACGACATCTGCCACTGATTTACGAGTGAATTCTGCCGCAGTGAACGTCGCTTTGTCTAGTGTCGCAAAATATTGGGTGTTTACAAATTTATTCCCTGGGCCAATACCTCAAGTGTCTGTGTACGGATTGCCTGCCGGTGCCCGGATAGAGAATGGAAAACCTGTACAG TGTTTTCAGGATCTTGGGCAAGCTCATGCCAGTATACTGAATGGTGATCCAAATATTATACTTGGGCATCATGCAGGCCAGTCTCAGGTCACAGTGTCAGCTCCAGGTGGACAACAGATACCAGTCTCACAGATTATTGCCACACAGTCTGGGCAAACACATG AAGCTCTGGTGGCCCATAACCAGCAGCAGGCTGAGTTGGCAGCTGCCCAGGCACAGGCTCAAGCGCAGGCATCCAACAGCAATGCCCAAGTGTCAGTTAGTGCAGGGCAGGCCACTCATCAGCAGGTACCCAATAACCGGGTCGAATTTGTTCAACACCATAACATTGATATGGTAAATCATGTG gGTCATCATTCACAACAACACATAATGCAACAGCAGCTGATGGCCACAGCGCGACCAGAACACAGCAATCAGCAG ATTCAACTGACGGTGAGCGAAGATGGTATAGTGACAGTGGTGGAGCCAGCAGGCACTAAAATGGTTGACAAGGAGGAACTACATGAGGCCATCAAGATGCCCAATGACCATACACTTACTGTACATCAATTACAGCAAATTGTAGGACAACAG GTAATAGACAGCGTAGTACGCATAGAACAAGCGACGGGTGAGCCAGCGAATATCCTGGTCACCCACAACCCTGACGGTACGACCTCAATAGAAGCCAGTGCAGCAGATCCACTCATCGTCAAAGACGAGAAGAGTGCCAACAAAATAGATCCAACACAATTCGCTATTCCAACTGATATAAAAGACATTAAGGGAATAGATTTAAAG CAGAATGTAGGAACAATGGGTATGGAAGGAGCAGTTGTGAAGATATCCGCCGGCGCAGCAGAACATGACCTGCATGCTATGTACAAAGTTAATGTAGAGGATCTCTCACAACTACTAGCCTACCATGAAGTTTTCGGCAAACTGAATTCAGAAGGCcaacagcaacaacaacaaGCTAAG gtGATCAGTGAAGTTGAAGTGGAAGTGGAGGCGGGCACCAGTGCAGCTATGTCAGAAGCGGAGTCCTCACCAGGCCATCACTCATGTGATATCTGCGGGAAAATATTCCAGTTCCGATATCAACTTATTGTTCATAG GCGTTATCACGGCGAAAGTAAACCATTCACGTGTCAAGTTTGCGGTTCAGCATTTGCAAATCCAGTTGAATTATCACGACATGGAAAATGCCATCTTG cTGGAGATCCAAACGAAAGGCACGCCAAAAGGATGGCGCAGGATAAGCCCTATGCTTGCACAACTTGCCACAAAACATTCTCTCGGAAAGAACATTTAGACAACCACGTTCGGAGTCATACTGGAGAAACTCCTTACAG ATGTGAATTCTGCGCGAAAACTTTCACCCGCAAAGAGCACATGGTCAACCACGTTCGTAAACATACGGGCGAAACTCCGCATCGATGTGATATTTGCAAGAAGAGTTTCACCAGGAAAGAGCACTTTATGAACCACGTTATGTGGCACACAG GTGAAACGCCGCACCATTGTACAATATGCGGCAAGAAGTATACTAGGAAGGAGCATTTAATGAACCATATGCGATCTCACACAAATGATACTCCGTTCCGATGCGAACTGTGCGGCAAGTCGTTCACGAGAAAGGAACACTTCACCAATCACATATTATGGCATACGG GAGAGACGCCGCATCGCTGCGACTTCTGTTCAAAGACATTTACTCGTAAAGAGCACTTGTTGAACCACGTCCGCCAACACACGGGCGAGTCGCCTCACCGATGCAACTTTTGTAGCAAGTCCTTCACTCGCCGAGAACATCTAGTAAACCACGTACGGCAGCACACCGGAGAAACGCCCTTCCAGTGTGGATACTGCCCTAAAGCATTCACAAGAAAAGATCACCTTG TGAACCATGTACGTCAGCACACTGGTGAATCCCCCCACAAGTGCTCGTTCTGCACGAAGTCGTTCACCCGCAAGGAGCACTTGACGAACCATGTGAGGCAGCATACGGGCGAGTCCCCACACCGCTGCTCCTACTGCGCCAAGTCGTTCACGAGGAAGGAGCATCTTACCAATCACGTCAG ACAGCACACGGGAGAAACGCCACACAAGTGTACGTACTGCCCGCGGGCCTTCGCGCGCAAGGAACACCTCAACAACCACATTCGGCAACACACCGGCGTCACGCCGCACGCCTGCTCCTACTGCAGCAAGAGCTTCACCAGGAAAGAACACCTCGTTAACCACATTCG GCAACACACGGGCGAGACTCCGTTCAAGTGTACGTACTGTTCAAAGTCGTTCTCTCGTAAGGAGCACCTCACGAACCACGTGAACCTTCACACGGGAGAGACGCCGCACAAATGTCCATTCTGCACAAAAACATATTCCAGGAAAGAACACCTGACAAACCATGTGAG AATTCACACTGGAGAGTCTCCACATCGCTGCGACTTTTGCCAAAAGACGTTTACACGTAAGGAGCACCTGACTAACCACATGAAACAGCACACTGGTGACTCCTCTCACTCCTGCAAGGTCTGCTCCAAGCAGTTCACTAGAAAAGAACAACTGGTTACACACAtgag GTCCCACAGCTGTGGTGAACGTCCATTCAGTTGCGGCGAATGCGGCAAGTCTTTCCCATTGAAAGGCAACTTATTATTCCATGAACGGTCACATAACAAGAACAATGCAAATGCTTCTAACAAACAGTACCGATGTGAAATCTGTTCTAAAGTTTTCCTCTGTAAAG GTCACTTAGTATCACATCGACTAACACATCCTGAGTGGGTGGAGTCAAATCCCGCCGAAACATCTACTGAAACCGAAGACTGTAATAAAGGCAACACATGTATCAAAGTGGAACCAGAAAGAACTGAAAGAAAACATGAAGTCAG AGCTACAGTTGAAGCGAGACCAGCAGAGACAAATGTTCCACAGACTCAACCAAATACGCCTACTGTTATGATCACAAATAATCAA CAAGTTCGCGCGCCCAGCGTAGGCGCAGTGAGCGCGGTGGGCGCGCCgagcgcggcgggcggcgcggtgGGCGCCACGTACACGCACGCCGTGGGCGCCACGCACCACGCC
- the LOC118264085 gene encoding zinc finger protein 445 isoform X23 encodes MNQEHHNMNTGGGQPPGSSESQGQRVQATQQQQQNNLPATTSATDLRVNSAAVNVALSSVAKYWVFTNLFPGPIPQVSVYGLPAGARIENGKPVQDLGQAHASILNGDPNIILGHHAGQSQVTVSAPGGQQIPVSQIIATQSGQTHEALVAHNQQQAELAAAQAQAQAQASNSNAQVSVSAGQATHQQVPNNRVEFVQHHNIDMGHHSQQHIMQQQLMATARPEHSNQQIQLTVSEDGIVTVVEPAGTKMVDKEELHEAIKMPNDHTLTVHQLQQIVGQQVIDSVVRIEQATGEPANILVTHNPDGTTSIEASAADPLIVKDEKSANKIDPTQFAIPTDIKDIKGIDLKNVGTMGMEGAVVKISAGAAEHDLHAMYKVNVEDLSQLLAYHEVFGKLNSEGQQQQQQAKVISEVEVEVEAGTSAAMSEAESSPGHHSCDICGKIFQFRYQLIVHRRYHGESKPFTCQVCGSAFANPVELSRHGKCHLAGDPNERHAKRMAQDKPYACTTCHKTFSRKEHLDNHVRSHTGETPYRCEFCAKTFTRKEHMVNHVRKHTGETPHRCDICKKSFTRKEHFMNHVMWHTGETPHRCDFCSKTFTRKEHLLNHVRQHTGESPHRCNFCSKSFTRREHLVNHVRQHTGETPFQCGYCPKAFTRKDHLVNHVRQHTGESPHKCSFCTKSFTRKEHLTNHVRQHTGESPHRCSYCAKSFTRKEHLTNHVRIHTGESPHRCDFCQKTFTRKEHLTNHMKQHTGDSSHSCKVCSKQFTRKEQLVTHMRSHSCGERPFSCGECGKSFPLKGNLLFHERSHNKNNANASNKQYRCEICSKVFLCKGHLVSHRLTHPEWVESNPAETSTETEDCNKGNTCIKVEPERTERKHEVRATVEARPAETNVPQTQPNTPTVMITNNQQVRAPSVGAVSAVGAPSAAGGAVGATYTHAVGATHHAGATLAHHPVTVNY; translated from the exons ATGAATCAGGAACACCATAATATGAATACGGGTGGTGGCCAGCCTCCGGGAAGTTCGGAG TCACAGGGCCAAAGAGTTCAAGCTACACAGCAACAACAGCAGAATAACTTGCCAGCCACGACATCTGCCACTGATTTACGAGTGAATTCTGCCGCAGTGAACGTCGCTTTGTCTAGTGTCGCAAAATATTGGGTGTTTACAAATTTATTCCCTGGGCCAATACCTCAAGTGTCTGTGTACGGATTGCCTGCCGGTGCCCGGATAGAGAATGGAAAACCTGTACAG GATCTTGGGCAAGCTCATGCCAGTATACTGAATGGTGATCCAAATATTATACTTGGGCATCATGCAGGCCAGTCTCAGGTCACAGTGTCAGCTCCAGGTGGACAACAGATACCAGTCTCACAGATTATTGCCACACAGTCTGGGCAAACACATG AAGCTCTGGTGGCCCATAACCAGCAGCAGGCTGAGTTGGCAGCTGCCCAGGCACAGGCTCAAGCGCAGGCATCCAACAGCAATGCCCAAGTGTCAGTTAGTGCAGGGCAGGCCACTCATCAGCAGGTACCCAATAACCGGGTCGAATTTGTTCAACACCATAACATTGATATG gGTCATCATTCACAACAACACATAATGCAACAGCAGCTGATGGCCACAGCGCGACCAGAACACAGCAATCAGCAG ATTCAACTGACGGTGAGCGAAGATGGTATAGTGACAGTGGTGGAGCCAGCAGGCACTAAAATGGTTGACAAGGAGGAACTACATGAGGCCATCAAGATGCCCAATGACCATACACTTACTGTACATCAATTACAGCAAATTGTAGGACAACAG GTAATAGACAGCGTAGTACGCATAGAACAAGCGACGGGTGAGCCAGCGAATATCCTGGTCACCCACAACCCTGACGGTACGACCTCAATAGAAGCCAGTGCAGCAGATCCACTCATCGTCAAAGACGAGAAGAGTGCCAACAAAATAGATCCAACACAATTCGCTATTCCAACTGATATAAAAGACATTAAGGGAATAGATTTAAAG AATGTAGGAACAATGGGTATGGAAGGAGCAGTTGTGAAGATATCCGCCGGCGCAGCAGAACATGACCTGCATGCTATGTACAAAGTTAATGTAGAGGATCTCTCACAACTACTAGCCTACCATGAAGTTTTCGGCAAACTGAATTCAGAAGGCcaacagcaacaacaacaaGCTAAG gtGATCAGTGAAGTTGAAGTGGAAGTGGAGGCGGGCACCAGTGCAGCTATGTCAGAAGCGGAGTCCTCACCAGGCCATCACTCATGTGATATCTGCGGGAAAATATTCCAGTTCCGATATCAACTTATTGTTCATAG GCGTTATCACGGCGAAAGTAAACCATTCACGTGTCAAGTTTGCGGTTCAGCATTTGCAAATCCAGTTGAATTATCACGACATGGAAAATGCCATCTTG cTGGAGATCCAAACGAAAGGCACGCCAAAAGGATGGCGCAGGATAAGCCCTATGCTTGCACAACTTGCCACAAAACATTCTCTCGGAAAGAACATTTAGACAACCACGTTCGGAGTCATACTGGAGAAACTCCTTACAG ATGTGAATTCTGCGCGAAAACTTTCACCCGCAAAGAGCACATGGTCAACCACGTTCGTAAACATACGGGCGAAACTCCGCATCGATGTGATATTTGCAAGAAGAGTTTCACCAGGAAAGAGCACTTTATGAACCACGTTATGTGGCACACAG GAGAGACGCCGCATCGCTGCGACTTCTGTTCAAAGACATTTACTCGTAAAGAGCACTTGTTGAACCACGTCCGCCAACACACGGGCGAGTCGCCTCACCGATGCAACTTTTGTAGCAAGTCCTTCACTCGCCGAGAACATCTAGTAAACCACGTACGGCAGCACACCGGAGAAACGCCCTTCCAGTGTGGATACTGCCCTAAAGCATTCACAAGAAAAGATCACCTTG TGAACCATGTACGTCAGCACACTGGTGAATCCCCCCACAAGTGCTCGTTCTGCACGAAGTCGTTCACCCGCAAGGAGCACTTGACGAACCATGTGAGGCAGCATACGGGCGAGTCCCCACACCGCTGCTCCTACTGCGCCAAGTCGTTCACGAGGAAGGAGCATCTTACCAATCACGTCAG AATTCACACTGGAGAGTCTCCACATCGCTGCGACTTTTGCCAAAAGACGTTTACACGTAAGGAGCACCTGACTAACCACATGAAACAGCACACTGGTGACTCCTCTCACTCCTGCAAGGTCTGCTCCAAGCAGTTCACTAGAAAAGAACAACTGGTTACACACAtgag GTCCCACAGCTGTGGTGAACGTCCATTCAGTTGCGGCGAATGCGGCAAGTCTTTCCCATTGAAAGGCAACTTATTATTCCATGAACGGTCACATAACAAGAACAATGCAAATGCTTCTAACAAACAGTACCGATGTGAAATCTGTTCTAAAGTTTTCCTCTGTAAAG GTCACTTAGTATCACATCGACTAACACATCCTGAGTGGGTGGAGTCAAATCCCGCCGAAACATCTACTGAAACCGAAGACTGTAATAAAGGCAACACATGTATCAAAGTGGAACCAGAAAGAACTGAAAGAAAACATGAAGTCAG AGCTACAGTTGAAGCGAGACCAGCAGAGACAAATGTTCCACAGACTCAACCAAATACGCCTACTGTTATGATCACAAATAATCAA CAAGTTCGCGCGCCCAGCGTAGGCGCAGTGAGCGCGGTGGGCGCGCCgagcgcggcgggcggcgcggtgGGCGCCACGTACACGCACGCCGTGGGCGCCACGCACCACGCC